The following proteins are co-located in the Cydia fagiglandana chromosome 2, ilCydFagi1.1, whole genome shotgun sequence genome:
- the LOC134673383 gene encoding heterogeneous nuclear ribonucleoprotein F-like: MLGSGDGGNIVKLRGLPFSTTVEDVLDFLSGVNVLNGKDGVHLTEVRPGRPSGECFVEVETPEDVDEALKKDKENMGKRYIEVFSTDRQDMEWALNAMRQSENGFGSLPHVTDDMGIVKLRGLPFGCSKEEIVQFFDGLNVATDGVHLLSDATGRASGEAFVHFSDKESADQALSRDREKIGHRYIEVFLSSADEVRAYGARMEGGGFRSARGYRPAPYDRNDRFQARPARGRGGYNRGDNFSGGFGGRGGFRRGGGGGGGGGHCVHMRGLPFKASPQDVAYFFKPIRPMNINILYDNSGRPSGEADVEFECHEDAMRAMRRDKNNMDHRYIELFLKSAPGGGGGGFKANRNFRN; this comes from the exons ATGTTGGGGTCTGGCGACGGCGGCAACATTGTGAAGCTGAGAGGCTTGCCTTTCTCCACGACCGTTGAAGACGTCCTCGACTTTCTCAGCGGCGTCAACGTACTGAACGGAAAGGATG GTGTGCATCTCACTGAAGTGCGGCCTGGCAGGCCCTCGGGAGAGTGCTTTGTTGAAGTCGAGACTCCAGAGGATGTTGATGAAGCCTTGAAAAAGGACAAGGAGAATATGGGGAAGAGATACATTGAAG TTTTCTCCACTGACCGCCAAGACATGGAATGGGCTCTGAACGCCATGCGCCAAAGCGAAAACGGCTTTGGCAGTCTCCCCCACGTGACCGATGATATGGGCATCGTCAAGCTCCGAGGCCTGCCGTTTGGCTGCTCAAAGGAAGAAATTGTCCAGTTCTTCGATG GGTTGAACGTCGCTACTGACGGGGTGCATTTGCTATCGGACGCCACGGGTCGAGCCTCTGGAGAGGCCTTCGTACACTTCTCAGACAAGGAGAGCGCGGATCAGGCGCTGTCGAGGGACAGGGAGAAAATAGGACACAG ATACATAGAGGTGTTCTTGAGCTCGGCGGACGAGGTGCGCGCGTACGGCGCGCGCATGGAGGGCGGGGGCTTCCGCTCGGCGCGCGGCTACCGGCCGGCGCCCTACGACCGCAACGACCGCTTCCAGGCCCGCCCGGCGCGCGGCCGAGGCGGCTACAACAGAG GTGACAACTTCTCCGGCGGCTTTGGCGGTCGCGGCGGGTTCCgacgaggcggcggcggcggcggtggcggcggACACTGCGTGCACATGAGAGGGCTGCCTTTCAAGGCGTCGCCACAAGATGTCGCCTAC TTCTTCAAACCCATCCGGCCAATGAACATCAACATACTGTACGACAACAGCGGGCGGCCTTCGGGAGAAGCTGACGTCGAATTCGAGTGCCACGAGGACGCCATGCGG GCCATGCGTCGCGACAAAAACAACATGGACCACCGTTACATCGAACTGTTCCTAAAATCAGCGCCAGGGGGAGGAGGTGGCGGCTTCAAGGCCAACCGTAACTTCAGAAATTGA